One genomic region from Streptomyces sp. NBC_00457 encodes:
- a CDS encoding rhodanese-like domain-containing protein has translation MAREATQEAFAAAWADGGLVVDVREADEYAAGHVPGARLMPLRTVPAQCGELPADQPVYVICASGNRSRTAADWMNSRDIDAYSVAGGTSAWARAGRPVAAGPIEHAA, from the coding sequence GTGGCTCGTGAAGCAACGCAGGAGGCCTTCGCGGCGGCCTGGGCCGACGGTGGGCTCGTGGTCGACGTACGGGAGGCGGACGAGTACGCCGCCGGACACGTACCAGGCGCGCGGCTGATGCCTCTGCGCACCGTGCCGGCGCAGTGCGGCGAGCTGCCCGCCGACCAGCCGGTGTACGTGATCTGTGCCAGCGGCAACCGCAGCAGGACCGCCGCCGACTGGATGAACTCCCGTGACATCGACGCCTACTCCGTAGCCGGCGGCACCTCCGCCTGGGCCCGCGCCGGACGCCCGGTCGCGGCAGGACCCATCGAGCACGCGGCCTGA
- a CDS encoding NAD(P)/FAD-dependent oxidoreductase, whose product MAATPSPTGEPVSGRHRVAVVGGGSAGISVAARLRRAGVRDITLIEPSDTHWYQPLWTLVGGGQARLRATRRPEGSVIPDGVRWIRRRALAVDPDVRTVTLSGGGELTYEYLVLAPGLQLDWNGVPGLAEAIGHDRVSSNYAPEYAPRTWELIRHMRSGTAVFTHPATPLKCGGAPQKIAYLAADHWRKQKVLDRIRIILVLPDPALFKVPAWSQVLEKVAARYGIEVRLHSEMTAVDGTAREITVTEHANGTKESIGYDLLHAVPPQSAPDWIKTGPLADPASPQGFVAADKHTLQHPSYDNVFALGDVANLPTSKTGAAVRKQAPVVAANLLDAMHGRAPSHRYDGYTSCPLVTARDRMLLAEFDYDLNPTPTFPLLDPFKERRTMWLFKRYGLPPVYWHGMLTGRL is encoded by the coding sequence TTGGCCGCCACCCCCTCACCCACCGGCGAGCCGGTCTCCGGCCGCCACCGCGTCGCCGTCGTCGGCGGCGGCAGCGCCGGCATCAGCGTCGCCGCCCGCCTGCGGCGGGCAGGCGTCAGGGACATCACCCTCATCGAACCGTCCGACACCCACTGGTACCAACCGCTGTGGACCCTGGTCGGCGGCGGCCAGGCACGCCTGCGCGCCACCCGCCGCCCCGAGGGGTCAGTCATACCCGACGGCGTGCGCTGGATCCGCCGGCGCGCCCTGGCCGTTGACCCCGACGTCCGCACGGTGACACTCTCCGGCGGCGGCGAACTCACCTACGAGTACCTGGTGCTGGCGCCCGGCCTCCAGCTCGACTGGAACGGCGTGCCCGGCCTGGCCGAGGCCATCGGCCACGACCGGGTGAGCAGCAACTACGCACCCGAGTACGCCCCGCGCACCTGGGAGCTGATCAGGCACATGCGCTCCGGTACCGCTGTCTTCACGCACCCGGCCACGCCGCTGAAGTGCGGCGGCGCTCCGCAGAAGATCGCTTACCTGGCCGCGGACCACTGGCGCAAGCAGAAGGTGCTTGACCGCATCCGGATCATCCTCGTCCTCCCCGACCCGGCGCTGTTCAAGGTGCCCGCCTGGTCGCAGGTCCTGGAGAAGGTGGCCGCCCGGTACGGGATCGAGGTGCGGCTGCACTCCGAGATGACCGCCGTCGACGGCACCGCCCGCGAGATCACCGTCACCGAGCACGCGAACGGCACGAAGGAGTCCATCGGCTACGACCTCCTGCACGCCGTGCCGCCGCAGAGCGCCCCCGACTGGATCAAGACGGGCCCGCTCGCCGACCCGGCGAGCCCCCAGGGGTTCGTCGCCGCTGACAAGCACACCCTCCAACATCCGTCCTACGACAACGTCTTCGCGCTCGGCGACGTGGCGAACCTGCCCACCTCGAAGACCGGCGCGGCCGTGCGCAAGCAGGCACCAGTCGTGGCCGCCAATCTGCTCGACGCGATGCACGGTCGGGCTCCGTCGCATCGTTACGACGGCTACACGTCCTGTCCGCTGGTGACCGCCCGCGACCGGATGCTGCTCGCCGAGTTCGACTACGACCTGAACCCCACACCCACCTTCCCGCTGCTCGACCCCTTCAAGGAGCGGCGCACGATGTGGTTGTTCAAGCGGTACGGCCTGCCGCCCGTGTACTGGCACGGCATGCTCACCGGCCGCCTCTGA